The Ascaphus truei isolate aAscTru1 chromosome 20, aAscTru1.hap1, whole genome shotgun sequence genome includes the window gagagaagaagctttctcctggtaacccttccaaacaaaccatacttgttcagtcttttctaattgtactgtcatgaactttaacatttaacatgctaattgaggcctgtagagtctgagacgTAACtcttgtttcttttttgtttgcaatttctctgaacaTTGCACGGCCTGACCtttgggtgaatttgctgggacgtccactcctgggaagattggcaactgtcttgaatgttttccactattgaataatctttctcactgtagaatgatggactttaaattgtttggaaatggccttataacccttcccagattgatgggcagcaacaatttcttctctaagatcattgctgatgtctttcctccttggcattgtgttaacacacacctgaatgctccagaccagcaaactgctaaaacttcggcttttgtagaggtggtcacacttgttgatgatcaattaatcaaggacatttgattagcagcacctgtctgctacttagcatcttaattcctatgggaagcagtaagggtgtacttagtttttcacgcatagcttctccattttggctttatttttgttaaataaatcatgacacggtttaatatgtcatgtgttgttgttcatttgaggttgtatttacctaatttttagaccttctaaggaacagatggttgttattatgtcctgatatgtaaaaccatagaattcaaagagggtgaactttctttttcacacaactgtatatgtgaATCCTATGAAGATAGGGCCAATTAATTTTGAGATGGGACAAGTCCATAAAAGATTCTTAAGAATGAATATACATTTTTACAATATCATTAAACTGCTACAATGTATGGTGTAAATGTATACACATCTGTGTAATCCTCTATTGGAACTAACAGGCCTCCACTATGAAAATCTAGATATTGTATCAATTAATGagcagggagaggatgagagaggggaacAGGACATTCAACCGGGGACACTCCACCCAGACTCCAGTGCAGGTGAGTAACATACAGGATAATAATCTCCATGGAACACGGGTCAGAATTAGTAAATAGTCACCCTGAGTTCTTAAATGTTTAGTTCATGTGAATATGTTTGACTGTTTAAAACCCTTTAAAATAGTTGGTATTTATATTTCAATGTTAATTTCTAGTAAggccattttaatacaaaatgttttaggaaaaagaagagaaaatgtgtgtgtgtttgtgtatttatgtatatatatattcagtggttgacaaatcacccaaaaatctactcgccgaaccaaaaaatctactcgccacctagtcccgcccccaatcccacCCTGCTAGGTGTTGGCCATGAGGAGGTCACcccggggtcaaatccagtcgccacgggcctgtattttaatggatttgttgaacactgtatatatatatatatgtaaccatgctgtaaaatggttgcagtcatctctcctgctgacagtaaggcctggtaagttatgggcatgccagcagtaatcatggaggtttgccctcacaccctggtgaggtgccctatgtatggatgggagtggtcacagactctgactccctggttggtgatgtcagatttgtgtcagcccccagaggatacataaggcacagcactgatcaaaagttagttcgGTCTAGTCTAGGAGTTAGTCTAGGTTCTGAGGATTAAGAGTTCTGAATAATAAGTTAAAAGAActgatgagactgtgaccagggacctggctcAGGTGAAGTATCCCTACGCGGATAGgggatccctacattaggaggacatacCTTTcgaagggaagtacggtgaacaatggagggctaatcacatccattgtggagggcagctggcccaccgtacaaataaagatgttcctgattaacaacactctcgtgtgcaagtgtggagttattgcacagagagaagcaccacagaggagttcctcaccagactcatccacaagctcacgctgggatcctgatgaggtggaggcgctgcactggatctaggtaggactcaagcacactacctcagctgcctgtctgggttggcaaatccccacacaccatcatgcgggagactcaggagtcctgttgccaacaggtgcaccaccagacatctcACTGTaacggggactggttagaccacaggggccaatatgagattgggtgggtcaggccggttcagaaaacccgttacatatatatatgtatatatgtatgtgtattgtgacaaacagcttactccggggctccgctgcttgtccgggacggttagaacacggtcttttggggtaggttaaatgaggaggcgtcacgtactgttcctttaaacaggctgtgcctggtttattcagtcccaggcactgagactgccacagtgcatacaacaaaacacatcaaaacaaaaactgctcacctgagcgataacttaacttagatttccctaactcagggtggaagtggcttttccactttccaacaacaaaacaaggtacttttgcagagttagccaaatgaatagaacaattgaacctgtgtggggaaggggcttctccccactgtgttcagcagccttccaggctctggagaagagacaagagcaaacaggaaatcagtcttacatacctgatttctaattagcatgacaggtgacagaaatccctcagttccagcgcttgcccaaaactgtgggatggagtgcatgtattataaggctgcactcccaggccagacaggatagaaactgttcagtatcctgggagccctatatatggaatttattaccatcccctggtttctgtcacatatcctccccagctcagaccctgagggatgagcgaccatggatattagggagtgcatccttgacaacccgtcagcattgccatgtttgtgccctgacctgtgttccaccgaaaatttaaagggttgtaggcttaggaaccacctggtcactctagcattcttttccctgttttgacacatccaggtaaggggtgcatgatctgtgaccaaccggaattttctccccaacaggtagtatttgagcgtctctacagcccactttattgcgagacactctttctctactatggagtaatttttctcctggggatttagtttcctacttaaataaaggatggggtgttcctcaccttgagactcctgggagagtaccgcccccagccctacctcagatgcgtcggtttggactacgaactctttggagaagtcaggtgtgaccaacactggttgggcacagagagcttctttcaggcttctaaaggcctgttcggtttcgggggaccactttaccataagtggtcctcttgcttttgtgaggtcggttagtggggttgccttagtcgcaaaattgggaataaaccttctatagtacccaattaaccccaaaaaggtccttacttgtttttttgtaactggccttggccaaccttgtatcgcctccactttgagtgtttggggtttgagtaaacctctgccaatagaataccccagatacttggcctcctccagaccaatggtgcatttagcggggttagcagttagtccagcagaccgaactgcgtcgagcacagcttggacctttggaaggtgggattgccaatcttcactatggattaccacatcatccaggtaggcagcagcataccgagcatgtggttttaaaattttatccatcattctttggaatgtggcgggagctccatgtaagccaaaaggcagcaccctatactgaaagaggccgtctggggttgagaaggctgtcttttcttttgccctttctgtgaggggaacctgccagtacccttttgttaggtctagggttgtgagatatcgggctttgcccagtctctctacaagttcatctaccctgggcatagggtaagtatcaaattttgacaccgcgtttagtttccggtagtcattacaaaaccttgttgtaccatctggctttgggactaagactatagggctgttccacccactttgggattcctcaattacgcctagttttagcatttttttaacctctaaacttatagcctctcttttggcctctgggattcggtacggtttaaggttaactcggacccccggttcagagactaggggcctcatgcagtaagcgacgattatgtgaaatcggcaagcttatcgattagtcatgttattggcgtttttccctctccgtatgcagtaagtgccgaatacattcaaaatcaacccgaaaacaaatccgcccactctcacgatgatgagccgatcacacacaggtgtatcggcgtgcgtggcggggtgctgttaggttgcacaatcacaaatcttgctgaatcaggcgaaacaagcatgtttttgattgcgcgccatatttaaaggcaacgtgtactgctaatcattctctgtgttgttgggagtgagagagagagagagacgcacagagctggacgattgaacatttgcatattgactgagagacttgttgtgtattgggtgagctttgtcctttgttgttttgtttacatctttgtcttgttttatatgtggaagtgggtcgtgtgattgcctgtacatttattgtctgttttttgtgagtgctggaagtatgcccgcaaagcgtgggaagagtgatgctggtgggagtgggagtgctactcgtgggagtacgcgtcggagtgaacgtactgttcaggggagtgatgttgctggtgcaccgagtggtgttgctgggagtgggagtgctgttgctgggagtgggagtgctgttgctgggagtgggagtgctgttgctgggagtgggagtgctgttgctgggaatgggagtgctgttgctaggagtgggagtgctggtgctaggagtgggagtgctggtgctaggagtgtgagtgctggtgctaggagtgggagtgctggtgctgggagtgctgctggtggcgcagttgctgatggggtggatggtggtggcgtgcttgctggtggccagcttttggaggctcttccattggaagaaggagagtccagtcagcaccagccaagctctgaccctaaacctgctcggaaaaaacgtgtggagaagccacgtaatcctcgcttcaatgaccaggaaaatagggctcttgtcactggcattctggagcactatgacagtatatatggacatttagtaggtaagtgtaactttacatttattattcaaatacatgtgatcctaggtcatctgagttttgttcatatgcaaatatgggtacacaatatctttctatgttcattagtgtggaaacacagctttttatcatgccttacaaggacaaataaacacaggcggtcaatttgccagaactgcatacaatatgaatgcaaccttgcttacatgtataggtttagtagtgaatgctcatgtgctgcacatattacacataaaacagcatgtttgctatcacttggaacagctagcagtgtaggaaactggtgcttatattattattcatttacctcatatcttttatatgtttttcaagggcggacaagtgcagcaagcaaaaaagaaatgtgggacacaatagtcattggtgtcaatgcctgtgggaatagtgtcagggacaagtatcattgtcggaaaagatttgatgatattaggtccaaattgaaaaagaaaatacaagaccaacgcgtgcatgctactggcactggaggtgggcccacaccacaacgtctcatattgactccattggaggagctgcttcggccaaaattacttaccgtcgtcgtggaaggcttggctggtgaccgtgacattggaatttatccgtcacaatttccagcaggtgataaatattactgtactaggcgtgtcgttgcttacagttattttgcatatttacactgctttttatactgtcttcacaatataagcatacctgcatctatatatgtatatgtctgattctgtatatatatatctcaaaatagacatatatgtagtagtcctactaaaagcagtaactaatatagcacgtgccattgcgtgctcatttacatgtgaattcccaaaatgcatagctgcagtggaagcaattgatggtgggcgaagatggggaacaacagggtagtacacgtgtaacacatgttcatgagaaattattagtagctacaggtacagaacagaaatatgtatcatattattgtgtattttattgattttactccgacaaacatgacattactgcctattttaagcatgcatcaaagaaattgcatgtaacggcctacaaacatcactggcactaacacatctatagttgcttatgaaaaggtccatttttgctttatgtcatatacagacagcataatgaggcacacgtatcatatgttatgtcattgttttcataacttaaacactgcagatgactacttagctcatctaccattgtgttaaagcagctgcaattaatatctcatcacagcatacacttcaacagagggggtggggttcagcacacacactaattacagcctcatttcacggtcaacttagttcagaCCATtcgcacctgtttcaagtcattgaaaggtgtggctgattaggctttttggggaagggaatacctttcttacaacctgaatagcacaactgaagttaatcacactcattggaaagcttaactctagctactaaatgccccaacaactcattacttatcaaagcgtacgtcacacattagttcactcatatctatagttgaactactatgaaagacacattatcacacactgcatgtgttgtcttgttgagtcacagccacattcaggtgtgccacatcttcgattaatgtaccacacatatcctctaccaaaaacaacactttttgcaatatgaccaccttcatgataaccattgtgaatggtcatctcatgatagttatgtacattatgatactgatatcactacacaacatatgatttttatgtactcatttaatctatttatcctcacgcattactgcagaaacatagtatgttgtatgttagggaactcaaaaattctaagtacacaggcatgtacagtgttattacaactatttatgttcactttcacacacattttcggttaaggaactgatgttgttagttaatcataaatacagaacatacaataagtgtttgttcaatatttacacatgtaaatgtaaaacttatgttattgttatatatagttgcccctggaggacatgtgtcacctgagatggaacaagtgtcttcacctgggtcagccagctcaacactactagaaggtgagtgtatcatttgctggccatataatatgtgctcttctatatgttatgttgtcatgtgcattatttgttttgcacatcttctttaaataggattacttagtgtcagtgaaaattaagtgtaaggcaacatgtattgtgttagtgatgttaattatcatgtaggacttctgagtttagagcaacttttcattcattcatatttcatactgagtccaaacattattcgtaagtcaaggtagtttttaatgaggttataaaacgtatgctaacatgttaggtgttacttaggacacagtacaattacatagtaacacagcatacattaacatgccatttaataatgtgtacatttctttttagaacatcatggtgatgaggatgatgagtatgatgaggatgacgccacagaagagactgaaatacaatcatgtgaccatgaagaggtgccaatagaaactgttgtaccgccaaatcgtccatcaacttccacatacgatgcaattgtagcttcagagggaaaaatagtggacgcagaaaatcgtcgccattcagacatgatgacagtgctggaaaggatgattggactgcaggaagaaacagtatcacaattggcacatctccacagagtcttcattgaagtgcctaaacagttgcaaaaaatcaacacctcattcgaagcattagttgttcagcaaacacaagctaattactggagaatgactaatgtaccacaattcaacacctcccagccaggatctgttcatgcaggtcagttttcaccacattcatctgagattcattcaccaggcccaaatgttaccggtcaagtagcagacattgctgtgcaggttcctgatgacatcctaccgctgccatctctacaaattcagcagcagacacctacaaaggaggcgacaaaaacaaaacaagacacacatgaaacagaccaaccatcacttgtgcagtgtctaccaacttgctcacatgtgtcactgggcacaagccctgtccgtgaacagtcactacccaaaagccctgtaggtgagtcgctgcccaaaagccctgtaggtgaatcgctgcccaaaagccctgtaggtgaatcgctgcccaaaagccctgtaggtgaatcactgcccacaagccctgtaggtgagtcactggccacaagccctgtaggtgaatcactgcccacaagccctgtaggtgagtcactggccacaagccctgtaggtgaatcactgcccacaagccctgtaggtgagtcactggccacaagccctgtaggtgagtcactggccacaagccccgtaggtgaacagtcactggccacaagccctgcccgtgaagtgccagaggccactcaaagtggctctgttgtgcctaaagttggtggcaaaagaaaaaggaaaattcaagagacaacaagcaggcctgttactcgctcgcaaaaggaacaaaaaaaataaa containing:
- the LOC142471432 gene encoding uncharacterized protein LOC142471432, giving the protein MEQVSSPGSASSTLLEEHHGDEDDEYDEDDATEETEIQSCDHEEVPIETVVPPNRPSTSTYDAIVASEGKIVDAENRRHSDMMTVLERMIGLQEETVSQLAHLHRVFIEVPKQLQKINTSFEALVVQQTQANYWRMTNVPQFNTSQPGSVHAGQFSPHSSEIHSPGPNVTGQLKESSEPPEIQYCSEFSMYFSDQKYSGVIEPIQL